The following proteins come from a genomic window of Verrucomicrobiota bacterium JB022:
- the proS gene encoding proline--tRNA ligase has product MAKQARTAITPTRDQDYPEWYQQVVKAADLAENSPVRGCMVIKPWGYTLWEKMQRALDEKFKDTGHVNAYFPLFIPKSYLEKEAQHVEGFAKECAVVTHSRLELNAEGKLVPASPLEEPLIVRPTSETIIGEMYAKWVQSYRDLPILINQWANVVRWEMRTRLFLRTAEFLWQEGHTAHATSEEAWEETRKMLAVYADFAENYMAMPVWQGEKTAGERFPGAVSTLCIEAMMQDRKALQAGTSHFLGQNFAKASGIQFQSEQGQLEHAWTTSWGVSTRLVGGLVMTHSDDDGLIAPPRLAPLHVVILPVLIQEESRAQVLEYCHKLRDELRNTYWHGQKLDVHIDDRDLRGGDKMWQWIKKGVPLRVEVGPRDLAKDSLFVGRRDTGEKGPVARAEFVATIGERLDAIQQNLLDRARAFRSEHTHVINSEKDFYDFFTPKNKEQPEIHGGFALAHWNGDESITERIQQDLKVTVRCIPFEDSPEAGTCIFTGQPSKQRVVWAKSY; this is encoded by the coding sequence ATGGCCAAGCAAGCCCGCACCGCAATCACGCCGACCCGCGATCAGGATTACCCCGAGTGGTATCAACAGGTCGTCAAAGCTGCCGACCTGGCCGAAAACTCCCCCGTGCGCGGCTGCATGGTGATCAAACCCTGGGGCTACACGCTGTGGGAGAAGATGCAACGTGCGCTCGACGAGAAGTTCAAGGACACGGGGCACGTCAACGCCTACTTCCCGCTCTTCATTCCCAAGAGCTATCTGGAGAAGGAAGCGCAGCACGTGGAGGGCTTTGCCAAGGAGTGTGCAGTCGTCACCCACAGCCGCCTGGAGCTGAACGCCGAGGGCAAGCTCGTCCCTGCCTCGCCGCTGGAAGAGCCCCTCATCGTGCGCCCCACCTCAGAGACGATCATCGGCGAGATGTACGCCAAGTGGGTCCAGAGCTACCGCGACCTGCCCATCCTGATCAACCAGTGGGCCAACGTCGTCCGCTGGGAGATGCGCACCCGCCTGTTTCTGCGGACGGCCGAATTTCTCTGGCAGGAAGGCCATACCGCGCACGCCACCTCCGAAGAGGCCTGGGAAGAAACGCGCAAGATGCTGGCCGTCTATGCCGACTTTGCCGAAAACTACATGGCCATGCCCGTCTGGCAGGGTGAGAAGACGGCAGGCGAACGTTTCCCGGGAGCCGTCTCCACCCTCTGCATCGAGGCCATGATGCAAGACCGGAAGGCCCTGCAGGCCGGCACCAGCCACTTCCTCGGCCAGAACTTTGCCAAGGCCAGCGGCATCCAGTTCCAAAGCGAACAGGGCCAACTGGAGCACGCCTGGACTACCTCCTGGGGCGTCTCGACCCGCCTCGTCGGCGGCCTCGTGATGACGCATAGCGACGACGACGGCCTGATCGCGCCGCCCCGCCTGGCCCCTCTGCATGTGGTGATCCTGCCCGTGCTGATCCAGGAAGAGAGCCGGGCGCAGGTCCTCGAATATTGCCACAAGCTGCGCGACGAACTGCGTAACACCTACTGGCACGGCCAGAAGCTCGACGTGCACATCGACGACCGCGACCTGCGCGGCGGCGACAAGATGTGGCAGTGGATCAAGAAGGGCGTGCCCCTGCGCGTCGAAGTGGGCCCGCGCGACCTCGCGAAAGACAGCCTCTTTGTGGGCCGTCGCGACACCGGCGAAAAGGGCCCCGTGGCCCGCGCCGAATTCGTGGCGACCATTGGCGAGCGCCTCGACGCAATCCAGCAAAACCTGCTCGACCGCGCCCGTGCCTTCCGCAGCGAACACACGCACGTGATCAACAGCGAGAAGGACTTCTACGACTTCTTCACGCCCAAGAACAAGGAGCAGCCCGAGATCCACGGCGGCTTTGCCCTCGCCCACTGGAACGGCGACGAATCCATTACCGAACGCATCCAGCAAGACCTGAAAGTGACCGTGCGCTGCATCCCGTTTGAAGACAGCCCGGAGGCCGGCACCTGCATCTTCACCGGCCAGCCCAGCAAGCAGCGCGTCGTCTGGGCCAAGAGCTATTAG